One stretch of Leishmania panamensis strain MHOM/PA/94/PSC-1 chromosome 29 sequence DNA includes these proteins:
- a CDS encoding hypothetical protein (TriTrypDB/GeneDB-style sysID: LpmP.29.0180) has translation MSGSAGAQCGRAPFLPRDGSGSSFSSLSYSYDSSRSLSRSYSYSSSTSSSSSDEHPRRGQRRLRSRSPSEDAAHKQPRSDAVLSDDLSFASGHSVPPSYHHSPSFIAPVLPPVLSDIVLPETPDAQLCSVLGAPDTPSEDWPCGVCSNINSKQRTSCFRCGCHYAESLLAMPGYEVSLTHLPASCTPAMVEEAVQRVAPNCSLNYVGTDVEKGITYVQFSSVEEATKCLVQSHCELQLRGGDDEEGVSVRTRLSFSLGPHPFHERRETEEQVARAMAQAAAEKQEAALQKAGVPRFLWPHTWRQPPAFPSAEKHKAFLSTMSAHWEYLSEEQKRYYDAEVKKALLRTAAPTESVNKKNGTSVPPLAKAGTAADVAAPLSAELSSASSSPSTSAAAREAGKTLHALDGLKKRLAERKSAMKKVDGADGTKAVTGGGMTGQAGALTACHGRDSTKSGGGGAAGLPSSLRRGSGDFPATPSQVPAEALLWDGFPVPLQYSSLGKVPRSIELPCVPISVCERLLPPALLHVARMQFKQAR, from the coding sequence ATGAGTGGTTCAGCCGGTGCACAGTGCGGCCGGGCGCCATTTCTCCCACGTGACGGCAGTGGGAGCAGCTTCAGCTCGCTTTCTTACTCTTATGACTCATCTCGATCACTGTCCCGGTCATACTCCTACTCGTCGTCGACCTCCTCAAGTTCATCTGACGAGCACCCACGCCGCGGCCAACGTCGTCTTCGCAGTCGCTCGCCGTCTGAGGACGCAGCTCACAAGCAGCCACGCAGCGACGCGGTGCTGTCGGATGATCTCTCTTTTGCATCTGGTCACTCAGTTCCGCCGTCTTACCACCACTCTCCATCCTTCATAGCACCAGTGCTTCCACCGGTGCTCAGTGACATCGTGCTGCCTGAAACGCCGGACGCTCAGCTCTGCAGTGTCCTAGGCGCCCCAGACACCCCCAGCGAGGACTGGCCGTGTGGTGTGTGCAGCAACATCAACTCCAAGCAGCGGACTTCGTGCTTCCGGTGCGGCTGTCACTACGCGGAGAGTCTCCTGGCAATGCCAGGCTACGAGGTGTCGCTGACCCACTTGCCCGCTAGCTGCACCCCGGCaatggtggaggaggcggtgcaacGGGTGGCTCCAAACTGCTCTTTGAATTATGTTGGCACTGACGTTGAGAAGGGCATCACGTACGTTCAGTTTTCTTCCGTTGAGGAGGCGACAAAGTGTCTGGTGCAGAGTCACTGCGAGCTACAGCTGCGCGGCGGGGACGACGAAGAAGGCGTCAGCGTGCGCACGCGGCTGAGCTTCTCCCTGGGTCCGCATCCTTTCCACGAACgcagagagacggaggagcaggtggcacgggcgatggcgcaggctgcagcggagaagcaggaggcagcgctgcagaagGCGGGTGTGCCGCGGTTTTTGTGGCCTCACACGTGGCGCCAGCCGCCAGCCTTTCCCTCCGCCGAGAAGCACAAGGCGTTTCTCAGCACCATGTCTGCCCACTGGGAGTACCTCTCCGAGGAGCAAAAGCGCTACTACGATGCtgaggtgaagaaggcgctgcttCGGACGGCTGCACCGACGGAGTCAGTAAACAAGAAGAACGGCACGTCTGTGCCACCCCTTGCGAAGGCTGGTACCGCGGCAGACGTcgcagcccccctctctgccgaGTTGTCGTCAGCTTCCTCTTCACCTAGCACATCTGCTGCGGCGAGAGAGGCCGGTAAAACGTTGCATGCGCTGGACGGCCTCAAGAAGCGACTGGCGGAGCGGAAGAGCGCCATGAAAAAAGTTGACGGCGCTGATGGGACCAAAGCGGTGACGGGAGGCGGAATGACAGGGCAAGCGGGTGCTCTGACCGCATGTCACGGGAGAGATTCCACCaagagtggcggtggtggtgcggctggtcttccctcttcgctgcggAGGGGTAGCGGCGACTTTCCCGCGACGCCATCGCAGGtgccggcggaggcgctcttGTGGGATGGCTTTCCGGTACCGCTTCAGTACAGCAGCCTTGGTAAAGTGCCGCGTTCCATTGAATTGCCTTGTGTGCCCATCTCGGTGTgcgagcggctgctgccaccggccCTGCTGCATGTGGCACGCATGCAGTTCAAGCAGGCTCGCTAG
- a CDS encoding hypothetical protein (TriTrypDB/GeneDB-style sysID: LpmP.29.0150) — protein MSVRPITGMRPPTTGTAFSATGSSHTGSVRPTTTMGGGTTLGRIQAQVQEGTFTSTVYGYIRDHQYEEAVELLATQLEEFPRSRAAVSLMAYCYYMMGDYGEAASLYEQLTKICPSIEEYRVYYAQSLYKAGAYAESNRLCTVITSPQNQIAVNKLQAAIAYEQEDIPQTKSFLEQAPSTDTDMLVLRACVLSKEGSHEEALEKFKEAQSTIGFSAALTYNMALMYYKMEQYGPALRHLAEIIDHGVEGHPELNIGTNTEGGEARSVGNTQLLRDTALIEAFNLKAAIEYVSKNMQASKEALTDMPPRTDEELDPVTLHNTALINMDENPTNAFKKFNFLLQNPPFPPETFQNLLLFYCKYQYYDLAADVLAENPHLAWQYLSQNNQSLYDFLDGLITAQTSPAEAYRKFDVLAQKMVQQLRHLTRRIQEADQSQDAAVARMAVRTYDVTLEEYIPVLMAQANIYWEMENYPIVEQLFRQSADFCSENDVWKQNVAHVFFMQETKFKEAIRYYLPVVEANRDSILSCSAIVLANLCVSYIMTAQNEQAEEIMRRIERAEERLTYEDPSKQPLHLCIVNLVIGTLYCSKGNFEFGISRIIKSLEPYDRKIMTDTWFYAKRCFLALAMNLAKHMVALKDSSFEEILFFFDQADLHGEKVFAFIHPDPSKQDTSPRNTVRWEARQLKKLYLTLKE, from the coding sequence ATGTCTGTGCGCCCCATCACGGGCATGCGTCCGCCGACGACGGGGACGGCTTTCTCTGCCACAGGTTCTTCTCATACTGGATCGGTGcggccgacgacgacgatgggTGGCGGCACCACTCTCGGCCGTATCCAGGCACAGGTGCAGGAGGGCACGTTCACCTCTACTGTCTATGGCTACATCCGCGACCATCAGTAcgaagaggcggtggagctactggcgacgcagctggaggagtttccgcgcagccgcgctgctgtgtcGCTCATGGCGTACTGTTACTACATGATGGGTGACTACGGCGAAGCCGCCAGTCTCTACGAGCAGCTTACGAAGATCTGCCCCAGCATTGAAGAGTACCGTGTGTACTACGCCCAGTCCCTGTACAAGGCCGGCGCCTACGCGGAGAGCAACCGCCTGTGTACTGTGATCACCTCTCCGCAGAACCAGATCGCTGTCAATAAGTTACAGGCGGCCATCGCGTATGAGCAGGAGGACATCCCACAAACGAAATCATTCCTCGAGCAGGCCCCGTCGACCGACACGGACATGCTCGTGCTGCGCGCCTGCGTGCTGAGTAAGGAGGGGAGCCACGAGGAGGCGCTAGAAAAGTTCAAGGAGGCACAGAGCACCATCGGTTtttcggcggcgctgacgtaCAACATGGCGCTCATGTACTACAAGATGGAGCAGTACGGTCCAGCCCTGCGACACTTAGCTGAGATCATTGACCATGGTGTCGAAGGGCACCCGGAGCTGAACATTGGCACGAACACCGAGGGAGGCGAGGCCCGCTCAGTGGGCAACACACAACTTCTGAGGGATACGGCCCTCATCGAGGCCTTTAATCTCAAGGCGGCCATCGAGTATGTCTCGAAGAACATGCAGGCCTCGAAGGAGGCACTCACGGACATGCCGCCCCGCACCGATGAAGAGCTCGACCCTGTCACACTGCACAACACTGCCCTCATCAACATGGACGAGAACCCGACGAACGCGTTCAAGAAGTTCAACTTCTTACTCCAGAACCCGCCCTTCCCGCCCGAGACGTTTCAAaatttgcttctcttctactGCAAATATCAGTACTACGACCTGGCCGCGGACGTACTAGCGGAGAACCCGCACCTTGCGTGGCAGTACCTCTCGCAGAACAACCAATCGCTCTACGACTTCCTCGACGGCCTCATCACGGCCCAAACCTCGCCGGCGGAGGCGTACCGCAAGTTCGACGTTCTCGCACAGAAGATGgtacagcagctgcgccattTGACGCGCCGCATTCAGGAGGCCGACCAGAGTCAGGACGCGGCGGTTGCGAGGATGGCGGTGCGCACCTACGATGTCACCTTGGAGGAGTACATCCCCGTTCTCATGGCGCAGGCGAACATCTACTGGGAAATGGAGAACTACCCGATAGTGGAGCAGCTCTTCCGCCAGTCGGCCGACTTCTGCTCCGAGAACGACGTATGGAAGCAGAACGTGGCGCATGTCTTCTTCATGCAGGAGACTAAATTCAAGGAGGCGATCCGGTACTACTTGCCTGTGGTGGAGGCAAACCGGGATAGCATTctgagctgcagcgctatTGTACTCGCGAACCTCTGCGTCTCGTACATCATGACCGCGCAGAACGAGCAGGCAGAGGAGATCATGCGCCGCATCGAGCGAGCAGAGGAGCGGCTGACTTACGAGGACCCCTCCAAACAGCCGCTGCACTTGTGTATTGTGAACTTGGTTATCGGAACCCTCTACTGCTCCAAGGGGAACTTCGAGTTTGGCATCTCCCGCATCATCAAGTCGCTGGAGCCATACGACCGTAAGATCATGACGGACACGTGGTTCTATGCTAAAAGGTGTTTCCTCGCGCTGGCCATGAATCTGGCAAAGCACATGGTAGCCCTGAAGGATTCCTCTTTCGAAGAaatcctcttcttctttgacCAGGCCGACTTGCACGGCGAGAAGGTTTTCGCCTTCATTCACCCCGACCCATCCAAGCAGGACACGTCGCCGCGCAACACCGTT
- a CDS encoding protein phosphatase inhibitor, putative (TriTrypDB/GeneDB-style sysID: LpmP.29.0170), with product MSRSKHVEWDEQNLEENAEYQRQHPVTMHITEPKTPFSYADGNDLEAEEEALLKWDPAVNAKVKEIKEQVTGDFSDRPIAPTTKAGRPMLAEGTVTGELAKQQHQKEFRKMRKAVYADEGAMFKKALTQNGKDEDDE from the coding sequence ATGTCTCGCTCAAAGCACGTCGAGTGGGATGAGCAGAACCTGGAGGAGAATGCCGAGtaccagcgccagcaccccGTGACAATGCACATCACGGAGCCCAAGACGCCGTTCTCGTACGCTGATGGCAATGACTTGGAggccgaggaagaggccTTGCTCAAATGGGACCCTGCTGTGAACGCCAAGGTAAAGGAGATCAAGGAGCAGGTGACTGGGGACTTTTCTGATCGACCAATAGCTCCGACGACGAAGGCTGGGCGACCAATGCTGGCGGAGGGCACTGTAACCGGCGAACTAGCTAAACAGCAACATCAAAAGGAATTTCGCAAGATGCGCAAGGCCGTGTACGCGGATGAAGGGGCCATGTTCAAGAAGGCCCTGACTCAGAATGGTaaggacgaggatgacgagtAG
- a CDS encoding hypothetical protein (TriTrypDB/GeneDB-style sysID: LpmP.29.0160) — protein sequence MASSTRRGLLQLGAHSCVVQSLHIVFVALFTEYYVHGFLLVVDTPNVNTAGLTDMRGWRLRMSKLGLCALIAAQLVYIVCSALDRAGVVAFSSVAARAWRLAPQQCLGSNEHRFTFVFGVSWWVLRLPLVPSAVSFTLATAVFSIFSDRCTAYAQNAAREMAAQRPKEEPWVQLASRAASGGAAVVVLVAALLYDGSSPTREPLRGFHWYLLVLCIAAVCVLSGAQRWRRSGHGEGALSAAREECSVGSRSVSGFGDAAMVEFHTFVRQTWQRRSMRAFLVVRGLHCYAHAAVVGFFHLFLTLGCAPHLSASVRAVILTLVVAAPSFLAPMHAAGVNVVGKKCLVLVMLLGMFALSLVSLMAAFLTRGAADVAAASTFGEGSTAASSVAAIWLCAVLLTLLRLLLDSVRAVLDLAQEDVVEEDVVIFDRAAPMAAWSERLCAVVTAPMESLGRITALLLLAFTHAFEGVAMVSTATTSSTANPRVASMTPKATTALALRRAVSSSVSPAAVVTTSMAPTVLALLSLHTCGVTLTMLVVWHRYYNLEGRHLRFVQMTTRRRKDEQSVALV from the coding sequence ATGGCGTCGAGTACTCGGCGAGGCCTTTTGCAGCTCGGGGCGCACAGCTGCGTtgtgcagtcgctgcacaTCGTCTTTGTGGCTCTCTTTACTGAATACTACGTACATGGCTTCCTACTCGTCGTGGACACGCCCAATGTGAACACGGCAGGTCTCACCGACATGCGTGGATGGCGCTTGCGTATGTCCAAGCTAGGCCTTTGTGCTCTCATTGCCGCTCAGCTGGTGTACATAGTTTGCAGTGCCCTTGATCGAGCCGGCGTCGTCGCATTCTCATCTGTCGCCGCACGCGCGTGGCGACTGGCACCACAGCAGTGTCTGGGGTCAAATGAACATCGTTTCACGTTTGTGTTTGGCGTGTCGTGGTGGGTGCTGCGACTCCCTCTCGTGCCGTCAGCCGTGTCTTTTACACTGGCGACCGCAGTCTTTAGTATCTTCTCGGATCGCTGCACCGCATATGCTCAGAACGCAGCGCGCGAaatggcggcgcagcgaccgAAGGAAGAGCCGTGGGTGCAACTTGCGTCGCGTGCCGCGtcgggtggcgctgctgtggtggtgctcgtcgccgcgctgctgtacgACGGCTCCTCTCCAACGAGGGAGCCCCTTCGCGGGTTTCATTGGTACCTTCTCGTTTTGTGCATCGCGGCCGTGTGTGTCTTAAGTGGCGCGCAACGATGGCGACGCAGTGGGCACGGAGAGGGCGCACTGAGCGCGGCGCGAGAGGAGTGCAGCGTGGGCTCGCGCTCCGTCTCTGGGTTCGGGGATGCTGCGATGGTGGAGTTTCACACCTTTGTGCGGCAgacgtggcagcggcgttcAATGAGAGCGTTCCTGGTCGTACGTGGGTTGCACTGTTATGCTCATGCAGCTGTGGTTGGGTTCTttcatctcttcctcacaTTGGGCTGTGCGCCCCACCTGTCGGCGTCGGTGCGGGCGGTCATCCTGACTCTTGTTGTTGCAGCGCCGTCTTTCCTCGCGCCGATGCACGCCGCAGGCGTCAATGTGGTGGGAAAGAAGTGCCTCGTGCTCGTAATGCTGCTCGGTATGTTTGCGCTGAGCCTTGTATCGCTGATGGCAGCCTTCCTCACCCGGGGAGCGGCCGATGTGGCGGCCGCGTCGACATTTGGAGAGGGCAGTACTGCAGCCAGTTCAGTTGCCGCGATATGGCtgtgtgcggtgctgctgacacTGCTGCGTCTTCTGCTCGATAGTGTGCGTGCCGTGCTTGACCTGGCGCAAGAAGATGTGGTGGAAGAGGATGTCGTTATCTTCGACCGTGCGGCACCAATGGCGGCGTGGTCAGAGCGACTCTGTGCTGTTGTTACAGCGCCGATGGAGTCACTCGGCCGCATCACAGCGCTCTTGCTGCTCGCCTTCACGCATGCGTTTGAGGGTGTTGCAATGGTCTcaaccgccaccaccagcagcaccgcaaaCCCTCGGGTAGCTTCTATGACGCCGAAGGCTACGACTGCTTTGGCCTTGAGGCGGGCGGTGTCGTCGAGCGTTTCCCCTGCCGCCGTGGTGACGACGAGCATGGCTCCCACAGTGCTTGCATTGCTGAGTCTGCATACGTGCGGGGTGACGCTGACGATGCTTGTGGTCTGGCATCGCTACTACAACCTGGAAGGGAGGCACCTGAGGTTTGTTCAAATGACCACTCGCAGGCGCAAGGACGAGCAGTCCGTGGCCCTCGTATGA
- a CDS encoding hypothetical protein (TriTrypDB/GeneDB-style sysID: LpmP.29.0190) encodes MDRYEDSFESATTATDVEDGTTSVRTRSTTVTSGGSVDANNESGVDSSGDAISDGKGRSNELTSVSAAGFSPMPSYPVPPLPAAPVPVPVPVLSLIPSPASPLNGDSVDGLRASFTSPPDNAVVSEQPREFGQCMTGGEAEGGRRDPSLTDSARIEPSTVYDASGVSRSEFAGTASDDADHGHQGPKGVGFETLSRYVAFRSRGSDGTTGPTSERRSSVIETAMSASSALLGGMLTAKRVAEGHGLRESDERWSTADSTTSQPTLAQPAELPQKVSPESKAASMTASSVFSTLSQHLQRQKPSRQRSQPAFLSAPATPSAAVTSSVPMPAATIPETSYASTEGPMAAPVPLLTRQLLSPSQHPALAVSTSTPQDCASLPLPALPPPGWSSKIATNNSTTTTTETQQGWMIGDVQYLPSSTDKAAVQQIPPLPSPYEHHRHPTEQMRTSELREASEAVERLVKAFAMLKGYSRLEGAQIRSRTLADGVRTPVETATTVVASAHRLGSVSTVQVRDAVRPRGPRVFVPEVASAAIRASNSAVAASPQRVSAPPQEERESVAEGVVLDCVLELLQEHTGRTASSSVGEHKGEGAKRTRQPTTSSWQGARPHYEVVTADAFVYGGGAMGHGRASHFAAGTTSAAPPSHVYFNPSSAFLGGLGRSGAPLFDPRDRQSAVDLYNAVREALDKYVLRRVVMGAGSAEEPQSRASRPRMLPITATFAWVLLLDMVSLCEEIARVAYDAAPCTPSAVYPVLAQFRGDAACEEVVKAAMHCLPFEALNTSDGDSSTPGDGGCIFRMACWVTQQQLWTIADALADTIREDAVRRAREQQYSPFTAIPATEVDPRVLVPPNTPLLTLQPLPSRRGGGAVPMVGDAVEASATAASYSRVRRGGRGEGTGPGRRSADNELFEVPTTALQKVAYHISVLTTDLLSDMSTASHRALSALTAEEYPDVAAAVAETLSELLQDESIKAAVQRRAAEKVNKAQMARANFAGATRQRKEQAIIEKAEREAEEVVRHILQEVRTQGVA; translated from the coding sequence ATGGACCGCTACGAGGACTCCTTTGaaagcgccaccactgcgacAGACGTGGAAGACGGCACCACGTCGGTGCGCACCCGTTCCACGACAGTCACTTCAGGCGGGTCTGTCGATGCTAACAACGAAAGCGGCGTTGACAGCTCAGGCGATGCCATCTCGGATGGCAAGGGAAGGAGCAACGAACTGACTTCGGTCTCTGCCGCAGGGTTCTCACCGATGCCAAGTTATCCGGTGCCACCCTTGCCTGCGGCTCCAGTTCCGGTACCGGTGCCTGTGCTGTCACTCATCCCTTCACCGGCATCGCCGCTGAATGGCGACAGTGTGGACGGCTTGCGCGCGTCGTTCACTTCGCCTCCTGACAACGCGGTGGTTTCTGAGCAGCCGCGTGAATTTGGTCAATGCATGACAGGCGGAGAAGCAGAGGGTGGGAGACGGGACCCGAGTCTGACTGACAGCGCCAGAATTGAACCCTCTACCGTGTACGATGCCTCGGGAGTTTCTCGCAGCGAATTTGCAGGGACCGCCAGCGATGACGCCGATCACGGTCATCAAGGGCCGAAGGGCGTTGGCTTCGAGACTCTTTCCCGGTACGTGGCCTTTCGTTCCAGAGGCAGTGACGGCACGACGGGACCGACGTCGGAGCGGCGGAGCTCCGTCATCGAGACGGCAATGTCAGCTTCCTCAGCCCTGCTGGGCGGGATGCTCACCGCGAAGCGAGTGGCAGAGGGCCATGGTCtgagggagagcgacgagAGGTGGTCCACTGCCGACTCAACAACTTCCCAGCCAACATTGGCGCAGCCGGCCGAGTTGCCACAGAAAGTCTCCCCGGAGTCGAAGGCGGCCTCCATGACTGCGAGCAGCGTCTTCAGCACTCTTTCCCAGCATCTACAGCGACAGAAGCCGTCTCGACAGCGGTCACAGCCGGCCTTTTTGtcagcaccagcgactcCCTCTGCGGCAGTGACCTCTTCGGTACCAATGCCTGCAGCCACCATTCCCGAAACGTCGTACGCCTCCACTGAAGGACCAATGGCGGCACCCGTCCCACTCCTAACCCGCCAGCTGCTAAGCCCCTCACAACACCCCGCTCTAGCCGTGTCGACATCGACACCGCAAGactgcgcttctctccctctcccagcactgccgccaccgggATGGTCCTCCAAGATCGCCACCAACaactccaccaccaccaccacagagaCTCAACAGGGGTGGATGATCGGTGACGTGCAGTACCTCCCCAGCTCGACAGATAAGGCGGCGGTCCAGCAGATACCACCGCTTCCTTCGCCATACGAGCATCATCGGCACCCTACGGAGCAGATGCGCACATCGGAGCTCCGCGAGGCATCGGAGGCGGTGGAAAGGCTAGTGAAGGCGTTCGCAATGTTGAAGGGATACAGCCGCCTTGAAGGAGCGCAAATCAGAAGTCGCACCCTCGCTGATGGCGTGCGGACCCCGGTGGAAACGGCAACCACTGTTGTCGCCTCTGCTCATCGGCTCGGGAGTGTTTCCActgtgcaggtgcgtgaCGCTGTCCGCCCGCGTGGACCCCGCGTCTTTGTACCTGAAGTGGCGTCGGCGGCCATTCGTGCCTCCAACTCAGCCGTCGCGGCTTCACCGCAGCGAGTGTCTGCCCCTCCccaagaggagagggagagcgtgGCCGAAGGGGTCGTGCTGGACTGTGTACTTGAACTCTTACAGGAGCATACAGGTCGcaccgcgtcctcctccgtggGTGAGcacaagggggagggggccaaGAGGACAAGGCAGCCAACGACATCGTCGTGGCAGGGGGCGAGACCTCACTACGAGGTGGTGACGGCTGACGCTTTCGTGTACGGAGGCGGCGCGATGGGCCACGGGCGAGCTTCGCACTTTGCGGCTGGCACCACGTCTGCGGCTCCGCCGTCCCATGTGTACTTTAACCCATCATCAGCTTTTCTGGGGGGGCTTGGTCGAAGTGGTGCCCCTTTGTTCGACCCCCGAGATCGGCAGAGCGCTGTCGACCTCTACAATGCCGTGCGTGAGGCGCTCGATAAATATGTACTGCGCCGCGTGGTGATGGGCGCAGGGAGCGCAGAGGAGCCCCAGTCGCGCGCCTCTCGCCCCCGCATGCTCCCCATCACTGCCACATTTGCGTGGGTATTACTACTGGACATGGTGAGTCTCTGCGAGGAGATAGCCCGTGTTGCCtacgacgcagcgccgtgcacCCCGAGCGCTGTGTATCCTGTGCTCGCACAGTTCAGGGGGGACGCGGCGTGCGAGGAGGTTGTCAAGGCGGCGATGCACTGCTTACCCTTTGAGGCACTCAACACTAGCGATGGTGACTCCTCCACACCAGGGGATGGTGGCTGCATCTTCCGCATGGCCTGCTGGGTGACTCAGCAACAGCTATGGACCATCGCTGACGCTTTGGCCGATACGATTCGCGAGGACGCGGTGAGACGCGCCAGGGAACAGCAGTACTCTCCGTTTACCGCGATCCCAGCGACCGAGGTCGATCCTCGTGTGCTGGTCCCTCCCAACACTCCACTGCTTACTCTGCAGCCACTGCCGAGCCggaggggtggcggtgccgtgcCGATGGTGGGCGATGCGGTGGAGGCGTCGGCCACTGCCGCGTCGTACTCACGAGTGCgtcgaggcggcagaggagagggaacaGGGCCTGGTCGTAGAAGCGCCGACAACGAACTCTTCGAGGTGCCTACCACTGCATTGCAAAAGGTCGCCTACCATATTTCTGTTCTCACCACAGATCTGCTCTCTGACATGAGCACCGCGAGTCATCGAGCACTCTCGGCCTTGACTGCTGAGGAGTACCCCGacgttgccgctgcagtcgcCGAAACCCTGAGCGAGCTGCTTCAAGACGAGTCCATCAAAGCGGCTGTGCAACGGCGAGCTGCAGAGAAGGTGAATAAGGCACAAATGGCGCGTGCTAATTTCGCTGGAGCTACGCGTCAACGCAAGGAGCAAGCCATCATTgaaaaggcggagagagaggcagaggaggttGTGCGGCACATTCTGCAAGAGGTGAGGACACAGGGGGTTGCCTAG